CGCTACGCCGCCTTCGCCCAGAAGGCCGACGCCGAAGGCTACCCGCAGGTCGCCACGCTCTTCCGCGCCGCGGCGAAGTCCGAACAGATCCACCGCGAGCGCCACCGCTCCGCGATCAAGAAACTCGGCGGCACCGACGCCGACGCGAAGCTCGACGCCCTCAACGTCGGCACGACCGCTGAAAATCTCCGCGCCGCGATCGCCGGCGAGAGTTACGAGCGCGACACGATGTATCCCGCCTTCATCGCCCAGGCGAAGGCCGACGACGCACGCGCCGCCGTGCGCACGCTGAACGCCGCGATGTCCGCCGAGAAGGAGCACGCGAAACTCTTCCAGCAAGCGCTCGACACCCTCGGCCAGCAGACGACCACCGAATACTACGTTTGCCGCGACTGCGGTTACACCGTCACGCACCGCCCCACCAAGGAATGCCCGGTCTGTCGCGAAGACCCCGACAAATTCCAAAAGATCAACTAACCGCGCGCCCCGCGCCCTTGCCATGCCCTCGCCGCTCCATCCCGCCATCGTTCACTTCCCGATCGTCCTGATCGTTCTCGGAACGCTCGTCACCTTGCCTGCCGCTTTCACGCCGCGTTGGCATCTCCGCTGGATCGCCGCGATCCTCCTCGCACTGGGTGCGGCCGGCGCCGGTGCCGCCCTCGCCACCGGCGAGGAGGACGGCGAGGCCGTCGAGCAGGTGGCCGGCATCGACACCGTGCTCGACCAGCACGAGCAATGGGCCGATCGCACGCTCGGGTTCAGCGTCGTGGCAGGCGTATGCGCGCTGGTCGCCGCCGGCGCCACGACGCACTGGCCCCGCTTCGCGCGCGGCGCGAGCTTGGCGGGCTTGGGGGTGGCGGCGGCCGCGACTTTCGCGGTCGTCCAGACCGGGCACTACGGCGGCCAACTCGTCTATCGCCACGGCGCGGGAGTGAATCTCGCATCCACCACCTCGGGCGGCGAAACCAAGGGCACCGTGCCCGCCCGCGCGAAGCGGCACGATGACGACGACAATTGAGCGGACTTTTGCGCGCAGCTCATGCCGGCCGGTGTCAACGGGTGATGTGTGCGCCCCGCACCGGCCGGCTTCGACGCCGCACTCGCCTTCACCCGCGTCTCCTGGCTAAGTTACCGTATGCGCATCCTGGTCGCCGAAGATGAACCCAAGGTCGCCGCCCACGTGCGGCGCGGCCTCGAGGAGGCCGGCTACGCGGTCGACGCCGCGGCCGACGGCTCCGAGGCGCTCTGGCTCGCGGAGAACCACGACTACGACGCGCTCGTGCTCGACGTCATGATGCCCGGACTGGATGGCATCAGCGTCCTCCGCCAGCTCCGGCACAAAGGCCGCCACGTGCCCGCCATCCTGCTCACGGCGCGGCACGAACTCGAGGACCGCGTCCGCGGACTCGACGCCGGCGCCGACGATTATCTCGCGAAGCCGTTCTCGATGATCGAACTGCTCGCGCGCCTGCGCGCCGTGCTCCGCCGCCAGCGTCCCGAGCCGGTGGACCGCCTGCGCGTCGCCGACCTCGAGCTCGATCTGCGCGCCCGCACGGCGCGTCGCGGCGGCGAGGAGATCCCGCTCACCAACCGCGAGTTCGCCCTGCTGGAGCTGTTGATGCTCTCGTCGCCGAAGCCCGTGAGCAAGACCGCCATCGTCGAGCACGTCTGGGATCAGCACTTCGACTCGGGCACGAACGTCGTGAATGTTTACGTGAAATACCTGCGCGAGAAAATCGACCGACCCGGCCTCGCGCCGTTGATCCAGACCGTGCGCGGCGTCGGCTTCGCCCTGCGGGAGTCCGGCGCATGAAATCGCTGCGCTTGCGCGTCGCCCTTTGGTTCGCGGCGAGCGTCGCTGCGGTGATGCTGGTGTTCGTCGGCGTCACGTTCCTGCATCTCCGCCACGAGTTGCGCGTCGAGAAATGGGAGCGCGCGCAAGGCCGCGACGCCGACTGGTCGCTGCACGGCAGCTACTCCGAATCCGAGATCGCCGACATCGTCGGCGAACTTTGGTCGCTTTCCCTGCTCTACGCGACGCCCGTGCTGCTGCTGGCGATGGCCGCCGGCTACGTGGTCGCGCGCCGGGCGTTCCAGCCGATCGAGGAGATGAATCGCCAGCTCCAGCGCATCGGCGCGAGCAATCTCGGCGCGCGCGTCGACGTGGCGCGCGCTGACCGCGAGATCCGCGCCATCGGCGAGAACATCAACGGCCTGCTGGTGCGCCTCGAAACCTCGTTTCAGCAGCTGTCGGACTTCTCCGCGCAAGTCGCGCATGAGCTGCGCACGCCGCTCACCCTCATGCGCCTGCAGATCGAGGAGGCGGCCGGGCGCATCGAACCCGCGCTCGCCGAATCGATGCAGGAGGAGCTGAAACGTCTTTCCGACTACGTCGACCAGTGCCTGCTCCTCGCGGTCGCTGAGCAGGGCCGGCTGCAAACGCAACCCGCATCCCTGAATCTCCGCGAAGTCGTCGGCGACGTGGTCGAAGCCTACACGCTCCTCGCCCGCGAAGCCGGCCGCGCCATCGAGTGGCAGGCCGTCGACTGTCCGGTGGTGGCCGACCCGCGCTACGTGCGCCAGTTGCTGCACATCCTGCTGAGCAACGCCCTCCGCCATGGCGAAGGCCCGATCGCAGTGCACGTGCGCGCGGATGGACACGGCGCGATTTGCCAAGTGATCAACCGCACGCGTTCCGGCCCCGCTGCGGCCTCCGCCGGCAACGGCATCGGCCTGCGACTCGCGCGCGCCCTCGCGACCGTGCTCGCCGTCGATCTCGCCGCCGGCCCGACGGAAGCAGGCCAATACGCGGCGAGCCTGCGTTTCCGGCCCCCGGCGGCCTGAAAACACCACCCCGGAGCGGCGTTTCCGCGCTCCGATTTCCGCCCTCCGTCAAGGGGCCCGATCCTCCGTTCTGCCCCCTTGACTCCCCTCTGGCCTGGAGTAGCGTCCGGCGCTTTTCCCAGAATGGCCCAAGAACTTAAAGACACACTCCTGCTTCCGAAGACGGATTTCCCCATGCGGGCAAATCTCGTGTCCCGCGAGCCGGAGCGAATTAAGCACTGGGACAAACTCGGCCTCTACGCCCGCATCCAGGCCAAGCGCGCCGACTCCGGGAAGAAATACGTCCTGCACGACGGCCCGCCCTTCACCAACGGCGACGTCCACATCGGCACCGCGCTGAACAAGTCGCTCAAGGATTTCGTCAACCGCTACAAGTCCATGCGCGGCTTCGCGACGCCCTACGTGCCGGGCTGGGACTGCCACGGCCTGCCGATCGAGCAGAAGGTCAGCCGCGAAATCCAGGAGCAGAAGCTCAACCTCACCACCGCCGAGCTGCGCGCGAAGTGCGACGCGTTTTCCGAGAGCTGGATCGCGAAGCAGACCGCGCAATTCAAGCGCGTCGGCGTCCTCGCCGACTGGGCCAGCCAATACAAGACGAAGGCGCCCGCCTACGAGGCCGACATCCTGCGCACGTTCGCCGCGTTCGTGGAGCAAGGCCTCGTCTACCGCTCCAAGAAACCCGTTTACTGGTCGATCCCCTTCGAGACCGCGCTCGCCGAAGCCGAGATCGAATACAAGGACCACGTCTCTCCCTCGATCTGGGTGAAGTTCGCCGTCCCCGCCGATCAGGCCGCGAAGTTCGGCCTGCCGACCGACAAGCCACTCTTCGTCGTCATCTGGACGACCACGCCGTGGACGATTCCCGCCAATCTCGCGATCGCGGTGCACCCGGAGGTCGATTACGTCGTCGCCGACCTCGGCGCAGAGCGCATCGTCGTCGCCGAGGCGTTGCTCGGCTCCGTCGCGACTGCGGCCAAGCTCGAAGCTCAGCCGACGGTCATGAAGACCGTCAAGGGCGCGACGCTCGAGCATCTCGCGCCGCGCCACCCGTTCATCGACCGCGCTTCGCCTGTCGTGCTCGCCGACTACGTCACGACCGACAGCGGCACCGGCTGCGTGCACACCGCGCCCGGCCACGGCGCGGAGGACTATCTCACCGGCCTCAAATACAAGCTCGAGATCTACTGCCCCGTCGGCGACGACGGCCGCTATGTCGACGACGGCAAGGTGCCCGCCGACATGGTTGGCCTCACGACGCTCGAGAGCGTCGAAGACCTCGCCGCCAAGAAGACCTCGCCCGCCAACATCGCCGTGTTGAAGAAACTCGACGCTGCCGGCGCGCTCCTCGCGAAGCAGCGTTACGAGCACCAATACCCGCATTGCTGGCGCTCGAAGACCCCGATCGTTTTCCGCGCCGTCGACCAGTGGTTCGTCTCGCTCGATGTTGCCCGCAGTGCCCCTGTAGCCGGGGTCGCCGACCCCGGCCCGGCCTCAGCGAGGCCGGCTACATCAACCCCGCGTCAGGTCGCGCTCGGCGAAATCACGAAGATCGCCGAGGCTCAGGGCTGGATTCCCGCCTGGGGCGAAGCGCGCATTCGCGGCGCCGTCGAATCGCGTCCGGATTGGTGCATCAGCCGCCAGCGCTCGTGGGGCGTCCCGATCATCGCCTTCTACGGCCCGAACAAACAGGCCTACATCGACGGCGGCGTCATCCGCGCCGTCGCCGACAAGATCGCCACCCAAGGCACCAACTTCTGGTATGCCGCCCCCGCCGCCGAGATCCTCGCCGGCGTGACGCTGCCCGCCGGCTGGCCGAGCGCCGACCAACTCACCTGCGGTCGCGACACCCTCGACGTCTGGATCGACTCCGGCTCGTCGCACGTGTTCATGCGCGATTTCATGGCGCGCACGTTCGGCCAGGACCGCCAAGCCACGCCCGCCGACCTCTACCTCGAAGGCAGCGACCAGCACCGCGGTTGGTTCCAATCGTCACTCTGGACGAGCGTCATCGCCTACGGCGCCGCGCCCTACAAGGCCGTCCTGACGCACGGCTTCATCGTCGACAAGAACCGCCAGAAAATCTCCAAGAGTTCGACCTACCAGAAGCCGCAGACCGCCGAAGCCTACATCAAGGACCACGGCGCGGACGTCATCCGCCTCTGGATCGCCTCGCAGGATTTTCGCGACGACATCCCGGTCGACGAGGAAATCCTCAAGCACGTCGGCGAGGCGTATCGCCTTTTCCGCAATACCTTCCGCTTCCAGCTCTCGAACC
This region of Opitutia bacterium genomic DNA includes:
- a CDS encoding rubrerythrin family protein, producing MKANFLRPLASTLAALALSAAAQAATTLENLNQAFAGESNAANRYAAFAQKADAEGYPQVATLFRAAAKSEQIHRERHRSAIKKLGGTDADAKLDALNVGTTAENLRAAIAGESYERDTMYPAFIAQAKADDARAAVRTLNAAMSAEKEHAKLFQQALDTLGQQTTTEYYVCRDCGYTVTHRPTKECPVCREDPDKFQKIN
- a CDS encoding response regulator transcription factor is translated as MRILVAEDEPKVAAHVRRGLEEAGYAVDAAADGSEALWLAENHDYDALVLDVMMPGLDGISVLRQLRHKGRHVPAILLTARHELEDRVRGLDAGADDYLAKPFSMIELLARLRAVLRRQRPEPVDRLRVADLELDLRARTARRGGEEIPLTNREFALLELLMLSSPKPVSKTAIVEHVWDQHFDSGTNVVNVYVKYLREKIDRPGLAPLIQTVRGVGFALRESGA
- a CDS encoding HAMP domain-containing protein; its protein translation is MKSLRLRVALWFAASVAAVMLVFVGVTFLHLRHELRVEKWERAQGRDADWSLHGSYSESEIADIVGELWSLSLLYATPVLLLAMAAGYVVARRAFQPIEEMNRQLQRIGASNLGARVDVARADREIRAIGENINGLLVRLETSFQQLSDFSAQVAHELRTPLTLMRLQIEEAAGRIEPALAESMQEELKRLSDYVDQCLLLAVAEQGRLQTQPASLNLREVVGDVVEAYTLLAREAGRAIEWQAVDCPVVADPRYVRQLLHILLSNALRHGEGPIAVHVRADGHGAICQVINRTRSGPAAASAGNGIGLRLARALATVLAVDLAAGPTEAGQYAASLRFRPPAA
- the ileS gene encoding isoleucine--tRNA ligase — protein: MAQELKDTLLLPKTDFPMRANLVSREPERIKHWDKLGLYARIQAKRADSGKKYVLHDGPPFTNGDVHIGTALNKSLKDFVNRYKSMRGFATPYVPGWDCHGLPIEQKVSREIQEQKLNLTTAELRAKCDAFSESWIAKQTAQFKRVGVLADWASQYKTKAPAYEADILRTFAAFVEQGLVYRSKKPVYWSIPFETALAEAEIEYKDHVSPSIWVKFAVPADQAAKFGLPTDKPLFVVIWTTTPWTIPANLAIAVHPEVDYVVADLGAERIVVAEALLGSVATAAKLEAQPTVMKTVKGATLEHLAPRHPFIDRASPVVLADYVTTDSGTGCVHTAPGHGAEDYLTGLKYKLEIYCPVGDDGRYVDDGKVPADMVGLTTLESVEDLAAKKTSPANIAVLKKLDAAGALLAKQRYEHQYPHCWRSKTPIVFRAVDQWFVSLDVARSAPVAGVADPGPASARPATSTPRQVALGEITKIAEAQGWIPAWGEARIRGAVESRPDWCISRQRSWGVPIIAFYGPNKQAYIDGGVIRAVADKIATQGTNFWYAAPAAEILAGVTLPAGWPSADQLTCGRDTLDVWIDSGSSHVFMRDFMARTFGQDRQATPADLYLEGSDQHRGWFQSSLWTSVIAYGAAPYKAVLTHGFIVDKNRQKISKSSTYQKPQTAEAYIKDHGADVIRLWIASQDFRDDIPVDEEILKHVGEAYRLFRNTFRFQLSNLFDFDATQHAVPYAQLDALDRWALHQTAKLLAECTAAYDAFEFHRVYQLCNQFCSVTLSATYHDILKDRLYTLGAKHPLRRSSQTAIHAIFTTLVKILAPVLTFTADEAWSFATTGKEYADDSIHLQDWPTAPAEWTDAALDADFATLLKLRAKVTESLEPLRQAGNIGKSLDATLSFSGAPDTAEMVALAKHHGFLPEFFIVSSVALEPKLGAALEIKSLNAREAGLHRCPRCWRWVPALAHSPHGEICPRCADALNS